From a single Maylandia zebra isolate NMK-2024a linkage group LG3, Mzebra_GT3a, whole genome shotgun sequence genomic region:
- the cldn15a gene encoding claudin-15a isoform X1: MGNVFGMCVAGLPGVCVCVKRESGEGEKVTVSYRRDGKKINKRNIITPSTARVVSAMLALGRGEVMDPIVEVVAVILGFIGWIMVGVAIPNRYWRTSTVDGNVITTSTIYENLWMSCATDSTGVSNCRDFPSMLALNGYIQASRALMIASIVFGTFGLLGSLIGIQCSKAGGENYVLKGRIAGTAGVLFMLQGLCTMVAVSWYAFNITQNFFDPYYPGTKYEIGEGLYIGWCSAVLAIAGGAVLTCSCKLGTEEKYPLPHARGTVYSGPAPTRSLAASTYGRNAYV, translated from the exons atgggaaatgtattcgggatgtgtgtagcgggactgcctggtgtgtgtgtgtgtgtgaagagagagagcggagaaggggaaaaagtaacggttagctacagaagagacggaaagaaaataaataaaaggaatataataactccctcgacagccagagttgtgtcggcgatgctcgct TTGGGCCGAGGAGAAGTCATGGATCCAATCGTGGAAGTGGTGGCTGTGATTTTGGGGTTCATCGGATGGATAATGGTGGGGGTTGCGATTCCAAACCGTTACTGGAGGACCTCCACTGTTGACGGAAATGTCATCACCACCTCTACAATCTATGAAAACCTGTGGATGTCCTGCGCGACAGATTCAACCGGGGTCAGTAACTGCAGGGACTTCCCTTCGATGCTCGCTTTGAATG GTTACATCCAAGCGTCTCGTGCCTTGATGATTGCCTCGATAGTGTTTGGCACATTTGGACTGCTGGGCTCGCTGATCGGGATACAATGCTCTAAAGCAGGAGGAGAAAACTATGTTCTCAAAGGGAGGATCGCAGGCACTGCTGGAGTACTTTTTATGCTTCAAG GTTTGTGCACTATGGTTGCAGTGTCCTGGTATGCTTTCAATATCACTCAGAATTTCTTTGATCCCTACTACCCTGGCACAAA GTATGAGATAGGAGAAGGGCTTTACATCGGCTGGTGCTCTGCTGTGCTCGCCATCGCTGGAGGAGCCGTTCTCACCTGCTCCTGCAAATTGGGCACAGAGGAAAAATA cCCTCTACCTCATGCAAGGGGAACTGTGTATTCTGGACCAGCACCAACCAGAAGCCTGGCCGCCAGTACTTACGGGAGAAACGCTTACGTCTGA
- the cldn15a gene encoding claudin-15a isoform X2, with product MDPIVEVVAVILGFIGWIMVGVAIPNRYWRTSTVDGNVITTSTIYENLWMSCATDSTGVSNCRDFPSMLALNGYIQASRALMIASIVFGTFGLLGSLIGIQCSKAGGENYVLKGRIAGTAGVLFMLQGLCTMVAVSWYAFNITQNFFDPYYPGTKYEIGEGLYIGWCSAVLAIAGGAVLTCSCKLGTEEKYPLPHARGTVYSGPAPTRSLAASTYGRNAYV from the exons ATGGATCCAATCGTGGAAGTGGTGGCTGTGATTTTGGGGTTCATCGGATGGATAATGGTGGGGGTTGCGATTCCAAACCGTTACTGGAGGACCTCCACTGTTGACGGAAATGTCATCACCACCTCTACAATCTATGAAAACCTGTGGATGTCCTGCGCGACAGATTCAACCGGGGTCAGTAACTGCAGGGACTTCCCTTCGATGCTCGCTTTGAATG GTTACATCCAAGCGTCTCGTGCCTTGATGATTGCCTCGATAGTGTTTGGCACATTTGGACTGCTGGGCTCGCTGATCGGGATACAATGCTCTAAAGCAGGAGGAGAAAACTATGTTCTCAAAGGGAGGATCGCAGGCACTGCTGGAGTACTTTTTATGCTTCAAG GTTTGTGCACTATGGTTGCAGTGTCCTGGTATGCTTTCAATATCACTCAGAATTTCTTTGATCCCTACTACCCTGGCACAAA GTATGAGATAGGAGAAGGGCTTTACATCGGCTGGTGCTCTGCTGTGCTCGCCATCGCTGGAGGAGCCGTTCTCACCTGCTCCTGCAAATTGGGCACAGAGGAAAAATA cCCTCTACCTCATGCAAGGGGAACTGTGTATTCTGGACCAGCACCAACCAGAAGCCTGGCCGCCAGTACTTACGGGAGAAACGCTTACGTCTGA